CACTTAATTGTCGTTATTTGATCAATGAAACATACAATTGAGGGATTAATTAATGGGAGTAATAAATACCAACAATCAAGAACAATTACAATTATGTAGAAATCATAAAAATAAGCAATCCATCACCTAAGTTACAATCATCTAGGTGGATTCAAAGAATTTAGTTCATAATTAGAattgaacacaaacacaaataaATTGAGCACAAATAATTTATTACTTAGACACAAATAATTAAATCAAAGTAACAGTAATATATGTGTTCATAAACAAATTCAAGCTATGGATTGAAAGTGGACAAtaatatgaattaaaatattaaaaagTACCAAACTTGTCTCCTCCTGTCTTTGATTGTCGAACAAAACAAATTAAGAGATGGTCCTCTCTTTGTTGTAGCACACCACAATTGCTTCTCTTTCCCTTGCTTAATTTCGTAACTCTCTTCTCTGATTTCTTGCTCGACCGAAACAAACCCCAAAAAGGGGGTTCCACCCGCGGCTCCTTAATCACCAATAAAATATCAAACTAAAACTAACCTAAACTAATTGTCTCCCAAAGTAATACGGagcagagtatatatatatatatatatatatatatatatatatatatatatatatataattgcttgGTCCCCAATTGTTTCTTTCTTTGATTCTGTCGACAAAACCCACAAGGTTCAAAATGGGCTCCACATTATTTTCTTGTTTCTTATTTGTGAGTCACAGCCCAAACAAAATAATACGGAGCAAGTTAATAACTAAAACTTAATACTCCGTAATAAGCCAATAATAAATGGATTGATGAAATAAGGCTTTCTATGAATTCTCAACAAATATGTGCAGCCCCTATTTCACAATTAAAAAATTCAGCCCACACTCCTTGATTTCGCGTTAGCGAGCCTTGAAACTCCATTTTAAGCTTGAAAAGTGACTTTAACTTTTTGCGTAAACTTCAGTTCGAACCTGGAACTTTATACATGACTTTTTAGCTCTGAAACACTCGAAAATCATAAAAAACACTTCCACTATCATCCTCAAACCATAAACTCAATCTTcaataaatattaagttttatcaTTAAATATCAGCCGAAATAGATATAAACTAACCCGATAGTGCgaaggaaaatatatataaatcgagcactatcaaaatcccccacacttgaaccttgcttgtcctcaagtaagcttATCTCAAAAATAATAAAATTCAATTCAAGAGTAAACATACTTAAAGCGTCTTCACAACAATAAGAAGCAAGATACACCAACAATAAAACCATGAATCAACATAACCGAAAATGTGTGATCTTCAACAAACATTTGCAAGGTTCAAGTCTTCAACAAACTCAATCTCTTCAATTATCAAATTCAAAATTACCCACAAGCTTCACAACCGGAATCAAGAACCAACATTATGTGGAATCACCAAAAAGTTTGGCCTTAGGGAAAACAAGACCTTTGAAAACCATTTTTGCATTTTAAGAACGGGAAAAAACAAGTTAAGTTTCTACACAAAACAAGTTCTCCGGAAATTTTAGGTTTTTAAGGCTATGTGCTTTCAAAGCCATCCCGGTTTTGGGACAGCCGCACGGGTAATTGTCAACCCAGTATATCATCTAGGATGAACTACCCTCCGGTTCGAAGGCGAGGGGAAGACAACTACCTTGGGTGAGTGTTTAAGTGCCATCCACAGTCGATTTCGTAATAATCAACGGCGCGGAACAAGTAACCAACCCTAACAAAATCACTCCGGTGTTGAAGGAGCAAGATGGGAAGGCCACAGGAAAGCGGTTTGGATTTGCCCTACCAAACCTATTGTCgggttgaaagttcaagactttatcTCTCCTCGGTACCATCGCATCATGAAAGGATACTTAGTATGAAATGGCATGGATTAGAGAGATCCCAATGCCAAGTAGAACGTAACTCGGAAGACTTGAGGGGGTGGATTCGATTCACCCTACAGTGTTAAAGTTTGAAACTATAAACACTTAGTTTGTTTTAGGTACCGTGGCTTTTGaccatggcgtgtgttgtctaagcaacactagcacgaagccattgctcttcctaAAGAAGACAACATATTGTGAagttcaaggctcctcttcccactgtACCATACATCTTAAAATGATGTgagtatgaaatgatgtagattaggaagtctcctacaccaagtagaACGTAATTCGGAAGACATTACTTCCTCATAAGGATGGAGTTGATTCATCCTTTAAACACACACACGCACTTAAGCAAAACACTAGAAAACACTACACCAATCATCCAGGTACCTGCAAAATTCATAAGAAATAGTGATAACAACTGCTCAATAACAACGATTACAACTTGGCCTTTAAatgagtcaaaaattttaaaaatcctcaAATTTTTTCTAAAATAAGACCCAAAACCAAGAGTAATACACCCGCAagaatttatatctctccccccacacttaagatcatgtaatgtcctcattacatgaaatcagataaaatcaaatataaattcgagaggacaatagagtgTAGGAAATATAAAACCCGGATGTAGAGCATAAGATCAGGAAAACGGTGAAAGACGGCTCTACACTGACGGTCCTTTCTCGGTTGTCATCATCTAACATTCACCTCAAATGGTACCTGCAATAATTAAACGAAAATACAAAACACACACAATgcaaaatctttttggattttttaaaaatttttttgatttttttgaatttttaattttaaacacaCTCAATATACAAGGATACATGTGCAAGTTTATTAACGAGTCTTGCACTAGACTCGACCCCATATTATTAACTCCTAGTGGGGTCGATGACCCCCCCACACTTATCGGACGACATATGAAATCAGTGGAAAAAGTTTCACGAATAAGTAAAGTGAGCCAATCATTGACTCCTTGGGTTGTGTACAAGAAATCAAGAATAATCTTCTTCATTTGCATGAAGAAGATTGAACCAACCCGAGAGTCAACAAAGGATTCTCTTCCAAACATGGTCTGCAACAAAAGGTTTACCTTCTTGATCGAATCGTACCAAAATGGGTCATCATACATCATATCACACATGTTAAACTTGTGAGGACATATAATTTCCACATGAGAAGGTGATTCCTCAAATGGTTTCACTATATCAATCACCTCATTCTCAATGACCTTTGGTGACTCGTTCACTTCAACCTCGGGTTGCAAAACCATCTCAATATCATCATTACCAGACCCGAGTGGATCCGAGTGGATTGTTGTACACTTTAAAAGTTCCGGGTATGCTATCTTCAACCTCATATTCACTATCATCCTCAcaatcatcatcactatcatcttTGCCATCACTAAGTGGATTATCATAGATTTTAAAAACGTCGGGTGTTGACAAAGTTTCAAAcacttcatcatcttcctcgtcATCTTCATCATTGGTTATAGAATATGCGGGTATTTGTGCACTCTCCACCACTTCGGTCTTGGCATAAAAGcttacatcatcattatgaaagttCCAATCTCGTGACCAAGAAGTGGAGACTACGGGTGTGGTGGGTGGTGAAATGCTGGTGGATACAAAGTCTTCGACCAATGGGAGTAAGGAACTCACGACCTTCTCTAAACTTTGGATGGACTTTTGTTGACTAGCTAACATTTCCTTTAAATATTTCCTGGCATGGTTGAGAGCCTCGATGCGATCAAAGTGTGTCCTCATGAAGTTTGAGAATAACTCTTGTAAATTCAGATCGATCTCCTCTTGTTGTTGCTCTTGGAATTGATGTTGAGAAGACTCCCATGTCGAGTCATCCCCCTCATAACAATAGTCTATTGGTTGACCAAAAGAGTCAAAATTAGAAATGGGACCATTATCACAAGGTTGATCCATGGGAACAAAATCATTCACATAACCATTATCATAACCCCCGTCATCACAATAACCATCATAAGTACCATAATAACCATTCGGCTCACCATTAGCTTGCCAAGAATCCATACGCCCATTATCATGATTACCCATGTGACAATCATTCACATACCCATAACCATCATTCATACCCAATAATCACCATTGTTTATGCTCATATAACCATAATCATCGTTCGTGCCCAGTTGTTGACCATCATTCATTACTCTTGACCATAACAATTCATACAAAGATTCTTTCCCGGTCATGGTATACCTGTAACCTAGCTGCAATCACAACACAGCCAAATGAGAGCGTAAAACCaaacaaaataaaataacaaaaagtAACTTTCACGAAAACGAAGTCCCACGAAAGGATCGGACAACTAAGAGTTATTAAAATCTTAAAacacaccgctccccggcagctgcgccaaaaatttgatatgcgtaaaacacacctaatcttattgtaatatgattacgaattCATCCACAGGGAGCAGTGTTTAAGATTTTAAGACTAATAATTATTCTGAAGATtaatattataaaatgggggtttgatTAAACTAATAAAGAAAAGTAAATAAACAAGAATTCAGATGAGACAAGGGTATCCACCTAGAATCAATTCCCTAGGATCCGGATTCCTTCGATAAAAACAGATAAATCATGTGACTCAGTCCAGTTTTATTTTCATAAAACCTAGGCTACTTCGGTGTCCGTATGTAACCTCGCGATTGAAAGAAATAAACACAAACCAATCACCAATTATGTTCCTACTTCGGTGTCCCTACCTATTCACACAATTGTCTAGATCacacaaagtgtcaattaaccgtCGCTAACTAATAAATAACCTATGTGACGGGTTCAAATCGAATAATTCAACCAACAGTGGATATTTCAACCAAGCACACAATCAAATATATAATAATCACTCAAGATGTCAGTTAGTGAATGATAAATTAGTGTCCCTTTTTAGCTTCACTATTACCTACTCGATTAATGAGTCAATTATTATCTTTCTTGTAGTTTGATGTCCCTTATACAATTCAACGAATACTAAATCATGTGTCCATAACCTAGCAAGTCTATCAATCAATTAACTTTCGTTAATTGATCAATGAAACATACAATTGGGGGATTAATTAATGGGAGTAATAAAAACCAACAATCAAGaacaattacaattatgtataaaTCATAAAAATAAGCAATCCATCACCTAAGTTCAATCATCTAGGTGGATTCAAAGAATTTAGTTCATAATTAGAATTGAACACAAACAAAAATAAATTGAGCACAAATAATTTATTACTTGCATAGacacaaataattaaattaaagtAACAGTAGTATATGTGTTCATAAACAAATTCAAGTCATGGATTGAAAGTGGACAAtaatatgaattaaaatattaaaaagTACCAAACTTGTCTCCTCCTGTCTTTGATTGTCGAACAAAACAAATTAAGAGATGGTCCTCTCTTTGTTGTAGCACACCACAATTGCTTCTCTTTCCCTTGCTTAATTTCGTAACTCTCTTCACTGATTTCTTGCTCGACCGAAACAAACCCCAAAAAGGGGGTTCCACCCGCGGCTCCTTAATCACCAATAAAATATCAAACTAAAACTAACCTAAACTAATTGTCTCCCAAAGTAATACGGAacagagtatatatataatatataataatataattgctTGGTCCCCAATTGTTTGTTTCTTTGATTCTGTCG
This genomic stretch from Rutidosis leptorrhynchoides isolate AG116_Rl617_1_P2 chromosome 11, CSIRO_AGI_Rlap_v1, whole genome shotgun sequence harbors:
- the LOC139876461 gene encoding uncharacterized protein, with protein sequence MNDGYGYVNDCHMGNHDNGRMDSWQANGEPNGYYGTYDGYCDDGGYDNGYVNDFVPMDQPCDNGPISNFDSFGQPIDYCYEGDDSTWESSQHQFQEQQQEEIDLNLQELFSNFMRTHFDRIEALNHARKYLKEMLASQQKSIQSLEKVVSSLLPLVEDFVSTSISPPTTPVVSTSWSRDWNFHNDDVSFYAKTEVVESAQIPAYSITNDEDDEEDDEVFETLSTPDVFKIYDNPLSDGKDDSDDDCEDDSEYEVEDSIPGTFKVYNNPLGSTRVW